CGACCTCGGGTACGCCGCGGACCGGGTCTTCGTCAACAACGCCTCGTTCGGCACGTACGCGTCCATCGTCACCGACCCCGCGTACCGGGACGCCAAAGCCCGCACGACCCTACGCACCCTCCCCGGCCTCCTCACCGGCGAGGACGCGCCCAGACTGCGGGCGCAAGCCGACGGAACTCACCTCGACGGACTTCAGGCAGTCCTCGTCAGCAACAATCCCTACGGACGTGCCGTTGACGCGGCCCATCCAGGGCGCAGGGAACGGCTGGACTCGGGCCTCCTCGGTGTCGTGTGCGTGCGGGTCGGCAACACCGCTCAGGCGGCGCGCATCGTGCGCGGTCCGCGCTCCGGGCAACTCATCCGGCTGAACGCCGGGGAAGTCGTCGTCGAAGCCGGCACGGACACCCTCCCGGTCGGCATCGACGGAGAGTACGTCGTTCTACCGTCACCCGTCGTGTGCCGCAGCGCGCCCGGGGCGCTCCGGGTGCGTGTGCCGCGCCGTCGCCCCCACGCACCGCTGGTCAGCGGCGGGGCGACCGACTGGCCGCGCGTGGCACGGTTGGCGCTGGGCCGCCTCTCCCCTGGCTCCACCTTGGGGACGGCAAACTTATGGCAGTGACCGTGCCGCGGTAAGGGCTGTCACCTGATTGGGCGGCGTCCTCTCCGCGTAGCCCGCCCAGGTGGTGGTAGATCGTGGAGACCGACGTTGTCGTATGGGGTGGGTGTGCTCTTCGCTGACGAGCAGTTCGCCGATCTGTTTCCGTCCCGGGGCAGGCCCGCGTGGTCGCCGGGGCGGCTGGCGCTGGTACTGGTGCTGCAGTGGGCGGAGACCTCAGGCGGCCGTTCTCCACTCCGTAGGGCTCGCTGCAGGAGCGGTGTTCCCGGCCAGTAGAAGCGGCCGAAGCGGCACGCTAGGGGCGGGTGGAGCACCGCAAACACGAACAGCACCTGGCACCCCCACCTTTACTCGCGAGCGAGCCGAAGCTCTGCGGGTCTCGGCGGCGACGCCGTCAGTGGCCACCCTCGTGGTGGCGGCAGCCGCCGGGGAACTGCTCCCGGAGAGCGTGGAACCGGGACAGGGACGGAGGAGACGCCGATGACATTGATGCATGCAGGGAATGATTTGTCCGGCGCTCTCGGGTCCCGCAGGGACAGTACGCTGATTCCAGCGGGATCAGGCCCGCCCGACGGGTGTCCGGGAGGAGCGTCATGACTGCCGAGACGGTGGCCCCTGCGTGGATGCATGAGCAGATCACGGCGGAACAGTACGACTCCTGGTCCGAGGAGCAGTGTTCGGGGATCGAGATCGTGGACGGGATGGTCGTCGTGAGTCCCAGTGCGTCCAAGCGGCACAACCGCCTCGCCCGGATCCTGGCGAACGCGCTGGATGCCGCGGCCGGACCGGACTGGAACGCCGACACGGACTTCGATGTCCGCCTCCAGGACGTGCCGCTCACCAACCGCCGCCCAGACGTCGTGATCTATCGGGCGGACACCATCGACGTCACACCCACTCGCCCCGAGCATGTGCTGTTGGTGGCCGAGGTCGTCTCGCCGGGGTCGGAGACCACTGACCGGATCGTGAAAGTGGACCAGTACGCCAAGGCTGGTATCGCGTTCTACTGGCGGATCGAGCAGGCCGCCACCGGCGTTCCGCTGATCTACACCTACGTCCTCGACCCGGCGACAAACAGTTACCGGACCGGCGACATGTTCACCGGTGTCGTCAAGGTTTCCGCTCCCTTCACCGTGGAGATCGACCTCGGCCAGCTCTGACTCGCGCTCAAGCGTCACCAGCGCGAGCCTCCACGCGAAGCCGATCAGGAGCCGGCACCACATAGCAACGCCAGGGCACCCCGCGGCAGGGATTCGATCCCACTCCTGAAGCGGGCGCCGCAGGTTCGAATCCTGCCGGGAGCACAGAGAAACACCTGGTCAGGGCCCTTCCGTCCGTCTGACAGGAGGGCCTTCGTACGCGCAGCACACATATGGCACACATACGGCTGCGGGCAGAGGTGGGGAGCTGTGCGAGATGCCCCGCGAAGGACGAGCCGGCCCGGCGCCGGTACGAGAAGCTGGTCGACCGGCTTGAGTCGCTGATGCGGGCCGTTCTGAAGCCGGAGCACGAGGGCTACTACGGACAGCTGATCCTCGGCGCTGAAGTGGCGGCCGCTGCTGCGATTGGCCGAGCCTGGCAGGAAGGCCAGTCATCGTCGGTGGTCCCCTGTCGCCCGGGCTCAGAAATCAGGGCCTTCCTCGAGTGAGGCAGGTCGGGACTCAGGAAGAGGATGCTGCGGTCGCGCTGCCGCCGGCAGCCGATGCCATGGCTCTGGCGGGAGCAGCCCTGTTGTTGTTCTTGGTCGGGATGTCGCAGTCGGAGCGAATCATGAGAGCATACCGCGAGACACCATCTCTCATATCGTAATACGGGCTCGGCGCTGGGGTCGCCTCCGCGTTGGCTTTTCAGTCAGGTGGGCCGCAATGCAGCGCCCACGTCCGGATCGCACCCGAAGTGAGCTCCCGATGCGTCGTATCGCCATAGCCGTGGCCGCCGCCACGATCTCCGTCTCGCTCGCCGGCTGCGGCACGCTCAACGCGACGGGCAGCGACGACGCGAGCCCGACCAAGGGCAACGACATCACCGTGGGTCTGCTGCTGCCGGAGAAGTCCAACCCTCAGTACGAGCAATTCCACTACCCCGTCATCAAAGCGAATGTCGCATCCCTCACCCACGGCCAGGGCCGGGTCGAGTACGCCAACGCCGAGGCGGACGCGGGCAAGCAGGCCCGGCAACTGCAGCAGATGATCGACGACCGGGTCGACGTGATCCTGCTGGACCCCATCGACACGCACGCCATCGCCAACGAGGTGACGAAGGCCAAGGAGGCCGGTATTCCGGTCATCTCCTACGACCGGCTGGCCGAGGGTCCGATCGACGCGTACATCACCTTCGACAACGAACTCGTCGGCGAGGTGCAGGGCCGCTCCCTGCTGACCGCCCTCGGTAAGGACGCCGGCGTCTCCGACAAGATCGTCATGATGAACGGCATGCCCACCGACCCCAACGCCAAGCAGTTCAAGGCGGGCGCGCTCAACGTGCTCGAAGGCAGGGTGACGATCGCCAAGTCGTTCGACACCGAGGGCTGGAAGCCGGCGAACGCCGAGAAGAACATGACCGTGGCGATCAACGAGATCGGCAAGGACGACATCAAGGCCGTCTACGCCGCCAACGACGGCCTGGCGGGCAGCATCGTCAAGGCACTGAAGGCCGCGGGCGTGACTGACCTGCCGCCGATCACCGGGCAGGACGCGGAACTCTCGGCGGTGCAGCGGATCGTCACCGGCGAGCAGTACATGAGCGTGTACAAGCCGTACCCGCAGGAGGCCGAGAACGCCGCGAGGATGGCTGTGACGAAGGCCCAGGGCAAGAACATCCAGTTCGACGCCCTCACCAGCCAAACGGCCCACAGCCCCACCAACAAGGGCATTCCCACGCAGCTCGTGCCCGTCATCGCCGTGACGAAGGACAACATCAAGGACACGGTCATCAAGGACGGCATGTACAAACTTTCCGACATCTGCACGCCCGAGCTCACGGCCGACTGCGCGGCGACAGGCCTGAAGAAGTAGGTCCGCGGGGGCGAAGGATCAGCAAGGCAACTTCGAAGAACAGCGACGCCTCTCGGACGGCGGCAACGCAGCGGCCACCGACCAGCTGCTCGAACTCGCCACCGAGCAGGACAACATGGACGAGCTACGACGCCTCGCTGACTTGATCCGGTTGACGTGGCCCTCCACGACGCCGGAGTTCCGCGGTGCTGAGAGGCCGGCAGTGACGGCGCCGAGGTCGCGTTCGAGGTGCTGGGGGAACCTGCGGAGACTGGGCAGGTCGGTAGCGGCAGGCGGCTGAGGCCGACGTCGCCCCTGGTCAGCGCACCGCACCGCCGAACGCGAACTCACCCGTGGTTGGCCTGAGGCAAGTTCACTGGCCGGACCTCTGGCATTCACTCGTGGGTTCAGTCGTCGCTCGAGAACTCGCGTTCGCTGCACAGGAGTTGCGTTTGCCAAGCATGAACGCGCGTTTCGAGCGCCGTGTCATGTGTGCAACCCAGTGTGTGCAAGTGAGCTGTGCACGCGATGCTCGTCCGCGACCTAGGAGTGCCTGTGGCCCTCGTACGCCGTTCGTTCCGAGTTTCCGTGAAGGCGTCGGCGGTTGCCGTCGCCGCGGCGGGACTTGTCGCCCCCGGAGTCGTCGTCGACCAGTACGACAACACCGCAGCCACTGCTGCCACCACAGCCACCGCTTCGACGACCGCCGTTCCTCGGCCGATCGCCGACTGGCAGCACGATCGCCTCGCCTCCGGAGTCGATCTGTACCAGGGGCGGATCTCGGGCCGTCCCGGTGCGGACCACTGGACGGTCACGGTACGTGCCGGCGGCGCTCACCTCGCCACCGAGCAGGGCGCGGAGGCGCTGGCGGAGCGACTGCGTGGCGCCGGGTTCAGCGCTCGTGGTGAGCGGGTCGAATGGCCGCGGGGTGCGGACCGCAAGGGGCTGGTGGGTGTGCGGGTCCGGGTGGGGGAGTACGCCGCCCGGAACGAGGCCGAGGCGCAGCGTCAGGCCCTCGCGGCCGCGGGGTTCGACGCTGTCAGCGAGTGGACCGGCGCGGACGGTGTGCCCGGGACCGGTCTTGCCCAGGTCAAGGTGGCGATCATCGACCCGAAGCGTTACGGCGGTGCGCTGAAGGCGACGTACGGCATGGGTGTCGCCGGCCGGGAGAAGGTGAGCGACATGGCCGTCGGCGACGACGCCCTGCTCGGCGTCAACGCGGGCTTCTTCGTCATGGAGGGCAAGGACGGCGTGCCGGGCGCCTCGGCCGGTATTGCCGCGTACGACGGGGAGCTGCAGAGCGCGGCGACCAACGGCCGGATCGCGGCGGTGCTGCGCGGCGACGGTCTGCGCCCGGAGTTCAAGAAGCTCCGCACGGAGCTCAGGGTCGGAGCGGCCGGGGCGTCCGCGATCGTGGATGGTGTCAACCGCGTGCCCGGCCTGGTCCGCAACTGCGGTGGCGTCGGCGGCGACTCCCCGACCGAGCGGCCGCAGCACGATGTGACCTGCACCGATCCCGACGAGATCGTCGAGTTCACCGACGAGTTGGGCGCGCGCACCCCGGCCGGTGACGGCGTCGAGGCGGTGCTCGACGCGAGCGGCCGGGTGCGGGAGGTGCGTCCGCGCGGCGGTGCCGTGCCGGCTGGCGGCAGCGTCCTGGCGGGCGTCGGTGAAGGAGCCTCCTGGCTGCGTACGCACGCGAAGCCGGGCAGCGAACTGAAGGTGCGGCAGCGGATCCTGGACGAGCGCGGCCGCGAGCTCGAACTCGGCCCGCAGGACGACATCGTCAACGGCGGCCCCGAGCTGGTGCGCGACGGAAAGGTCGCGGTGAACTACGGGGCCGACGGCATCGAACGGATCGGCGACCCGTCCTTCGCGTACACCTGGGGCATCAAGCGCAACCCGCGCATGCTCCTGGGCGTCGACCGGCGGGGCCGTGTGCTCCTGGTCGCCGCGGACGGCCGCCAGCCCGGCTACAGCGACGGATTGGGGCTCGCCGAAGGGGCGGAGCTGATGAAGTCGCTGGGTGCGGTGCGCGCCATGGCCCTTGACGGCGGTGGTTCGGTCACCACGGTGGTGAACGGCAAGGTGATCAACTCGCCGTCGGACGGCACCGAGCGGGCTGTGGGCGACGCGTTGCTGCTCACCCGCTGACGGCCGGCGTCATCCAGGTTGTCAGGTCTCGTGTCCGGCGGTGCGGGCGCAGGGCTGCGTCGGCCGCGCCCTCGCCGAACCAAGCCTCCGCGACCGCGTCCGAGCAGTCGTTCATGCCTACCGCCAAGGCAGGCCTGGTGACCTGACGCGACACTTGGGCGACGGGTATCACGCCGGGCGCGGCGGCGCCCGCCTACCGCAGCCGCGAGTTGGGCTTGAGCACCGCGACGGTGACGATACTGCCCGCCCAGCGCGCCGACGACTTCCCCGTCAGCTCCCGCTCGCGCACCGCCCACCCGGCCGCATCATGACCCAGCCCCTGCCGACACCGCACTGCCAGATCACAGGCGGCCAGCGAACTCAGGAACACCCCCACCTCAGCCAGCATTGCCGCATCCGCCTGCGACACCCGCAGCCGGTCCCTGACCGCGACCCCGGCGGGGCCTTGCACCACGAACGGCGCCGCCAACCACCGCAGCCCGCCGCCCGTTCACCTCCGCCCGAAGTTCGAAGATCCACCGTCACCGCACCGTGAGGCGGCAGCCGCCTCCGGACTGGGCGGTGCCGCGCGCGCATCAGGTCCCCGCGAGCGTCCTCGCATGCCCGCACCAGGTCCCGGGCGGCTTCCTCGGTCTCGCTGGGCACCCGTACAACACGACAGCTCACCGATCCGCAGCAGTCGCGCCAGCCGTTCGGCATCCGACGAGACCGCCCTACCTGCGCCGGCTTCCTCGCCCGCGCCGCCGCGTGGTTCGCCGCCCGAGGCGTCACCGTCGAGCGCGTGTTCACCGACAACGCCTGGGCCTACAGCAAGAACACCTGGCGACAGACAGCGTTTCCCGGCTGGCTGGACTTGTACAACCAACCACCGACCCCATACCGGAACCAGCGGCCGAACCCCAGCCGGCCGCGTCACCAATCTGCCCGGACAGCGCAGCTAGTGCCCCGGCAGGCAACGTTTGCCCGTTAAGGAGCGGCGTCCGGTGCGTGCTCTCGGCGTGCCGGCCGAAAGCCCTCGTACTGGACGTACTTGGGCTTTCGGCCGGTGCGGCGAGTGGGGGCACCTCCCACGCCTTTAGGGCAGTGGGGGAGCGTGCCGGGCGTCGCGACGGGGCGAACGTTGCCTGTCGGGGCACTAGCTCGGGCAGATCGCGGCCTCGATGTGGGCCAGCTGGGCGGCGAGGATCTCTTCGAACGCGGCGCGGCGATCCACCCCAAGGGGGCGGACGTCGCGCGCGAAGTGGGCCAGAGCCGGGAAGCGTTCGGGGTCGGCGCCCAGAACCGCCACGCGGAACAGCTCCATGCCCTGTTCGTACTCTCCGGGGGTGACGGTGCTGACCCCGGCCTCGGAGGCGATCAACGCGGCGATGAGGACCGCAAGCCGGTGGTAGCGCGCCGGGATCTCCTCGTCGGGCAGCCCCGACGTGCGCAGTGCCTGCAGTACCTCTTCCATGACCAGCCGGGAGCCGGTGCCGCTTGATGCGTAGCGTCCCCAGACCGCGGCGAGCTGGGGCTGCCGTCCGAAGGCCTCTCTCACACGCATGGCCAAAGACGTGATGCGCTGCTTCCAGTCACCCTCGGGGCGGTAGCCGTCCATCGCGGCCAGAAGAATCCGGTCGGCGACCGCGCGCAGCAGTTCGGTCTTGCTACGGAAGTGCCGGTAGAGGCTGGAGGAATCGGTCCCGAGAACCGTAGCCAGCTTGCGCACGCTGAACGAATCCGCGTCGCTCGTGCGCAGCAGTTCCGCCGCCGCGTCCAGGATCTCTTCGGTTGACCAACGCCTTCGACCTGCCATCTTGCTCCCCTCAGCAGATCTCAGCCTAACCTATGCACTCGGTGTTGCACGCACCGCGTGCATAATGGGGGGCATAGGCAGGCCGGGCGGGCCGGCATGCCACTCGTGCCCTGTTGTCCGGGTCAGGCGACCGATGCGGAGCTCGCCCCGGGGAACACGAAAGGACGCATGACGTGAAGAACCCACTGGATTGCGCGGCACTGAACGCAGCCATCGAAAACGTCCACCGCGCCGGGATACCGGGACTGTTCGCCGAGGTGCGAGACAGCGACCAGGTCTGGCGCGGCGCCGCCGGGGTCGCCGATGTTGTCACCGGCCGTCCCGTCACCGCCGACATGCGGCACCGAGTCGGCAGCATCACCAAGACCTTCACCGCCGCCGCAGTTCTGCAGCAAGTCGAGAGCGGTCAGATCGGTCTCGACACACCGATCGGCC
The nucleotide sequence above comes from Streptomyces sp. NL15-2K. Encoded proteins:
- a CDS encoding substrate-binding domain-containing protein, with amino-acid sequence MRRIAIAVAAATISVSLAGCGTLNATGSDDASPTKGNDITVGLLLPEKSNPQYEQFHYPVIKANVASLTHGQGRVEYANAEADAGKQARQLQQMIDDRVDVILLDPIDTHAIANEVTKAKEAGIPVISYDRLAEGPIDAYITFDNELVGEVQGRSLLTALGKDAGVSDKIVMMNGMPTDPNAKQFKAGALNVLEGRVTIAKSFDTEGWKPANAEKNMTVAINEIGKDDIKAVYAANDGLAGSIVKALKAAGVTDLPPITGQDAELSAVQRIVTGEQYMSVYKPYPQEAENAARMAVTKAQGKNIQFDALTSQTAHSPTNKGIPTQLVPVIAVTKDNIKDTVIKDGMYKLSDICTPELTADCAATGLKK
- a CDS encoding TetR/AcrR family transcriptional regulator; protein product: MAGRRRWSTEEILDAAAELLRTSDADSFSVRKLATVLGTDSSSLYRHFRSKTELLRAVADRILLAAMDGYRPEGDWKQRITSLAMRVREAFGRQPQLAAVWGRYASSGTGSRLVMEEVLQALRTSGLPDEEIPARYHRLAVLIAALIASEAGVSTVTPGEYEQGMELFRVAVLGADPERFPALAHFARDVRPLGVDRRAAFEEILAAQLAHIEAAICPS
- a CDS encoding Uma2 family endonuclease, producing MTAETVAPAWMHEQITAEQYDSWSEEQCSGIEIVDGMVVVSPSASKRHNRLARILANALDAAAGPDWNADTDFDVRLQDVPLTNRRPDVVIYRADTIDVTPTRPEHVLLVAEVVSPGSETTDRIVKVDQYAKAGIAFYWRIEQAATGVPLIYTYVLDPATNSYRTGDMFTGVVKVSAPFTVEIDLGQL
- a CDS encoding phosphodiester glycosidase family protein, which produces MKASAVAVAAAGLVAPGVVVDQYDNTAATAATTATASTTAVPRPIADWQHDRLASGVDLYQGRISGRPGADHWTVTVRAGGAHLATEQGAEALAERLRGAGFSARGERVEWPRGADRKGLVGVRVRVGEYAARNEAEAQRQALAAAGFDAVSEWTGADGVPGTGLAQVKVAIIDPKRYGGALKATYGMGVAGREKVSDMAVGDDALLGVNAGFFVMEGKDGVPGASAGIAAYDGELQSAATNGRIAAVLRGDGLRPEFKKLRTELRVGAAGASAIVDGVNRVPGLVRNCGGVGGDSPTERPQHDVTCTDPDEIVEFTDELGARTPAGDGVEAVLDASGRVREVRPRGGAVPAGGSVLAGVGEGASWLRTHAKPGSELKVRQRILDERGRELELGPQDDIVNGGPELVRDGKVAVNYGADGIERIGDPSFAYTWGIKRNPRMLLGVDRRGRVLLVAADGRQPGYSDGLGLAEGAELMKSLGAVRAMALDGGGSVTTVVNGKVINSPSDGTERAVGDALLLTR